GTTCAGATAAACCCGGCGAAGAAGCCGAATCCATCAGAAAATCCCTAGACTTTATCGCACTCGAAATCGCCTTTTTACCGAAACGAAGCGTTTTACAATAATAAAATAAAAACTTTCTAAGACATCATAATATCAAATATTATGAAATGGAAGAGTATATTATACACCTTTAAACTTAAACGAAAATGAATCGTCGGAATCGGGGCTATTATTTCCGCGAGAATGACGCAATGGCGGTGGAGGAGGGGGTGGGGNNNNNNNNNNNNNNNNNNNNNNNNNNNNNNNNNNNNNNNNNNNNNNNNNNNNNNNNNNNNNNNNNNNNNNNNNNNNNNNNNNNNNNNNNNNAGAAACTGGCTTTATACGTCAACATACATTTAGTAGTATAAACCAATGCAAAACTGTTTCCATAACAACACTTCTCTGTCTCATTATATGCCCATTTCAAGCATCTATAGCAATCGTACTGATCTAGATCGGGTGTGCACTGCACCAACCCGTGCAGATCGTAAACCTCTCCAAGATAATTCACTTGATGTGTCTCTTCTGAGAAATACGAAGAGCTCGAGTAGGCTTCTCGTATCAGCAGGTCCATACGATATTCCACGGTATTAGTGAAATAAGATTGATACATGGCATACGTATACGCCGTCTTTCTAATGGACGGTCTAAAATCAGAAATGGAGAGAGTCTGACGGTTGGTGTATGCAAGGAAACACTCTTCATACCATATGATAGCTTCTTCTTGGACAGGACATGCTATAAGAACGTTTCTCGACGCTCTTGGAATGCATGTTTCACATGTTGAGGATGAGACGTCTCCGCGACATAGATAGTTTCCATACACGGTTGCTGTCGAGGAAGAACCCGAGACGTAGTTGTAGAAACCTTTTGTGTATGATTGAGAACGGAGAACATATATGAGAGACTCTAGATTGGATCTGTAAAGACCGTTTGCCGTGTAATTACCAGATTTGTAGCAGTAGCTATAGATATGCGTTGGTTGTGCATTTAGAGTTTTGATGAGAACGAAGAAAAACAGAAAGGAGATGAATTTTGATTTATGAAGGAGGGAGATCAACATCTTTCAAATAACCTTGTTTTTGATCATCAACTAAGATCAAGCCTTTCTCTCAAAAGGAAAAAAAAATTATTGAAAACACTGCGATTGAGCCATATATTGTTTGTAACGACTCTTCTTATAACTTATCGATATGAAAAAAAAAAAAAAAAAAACCTATCGATATGTACTATTTTGGTTGACATATTCTCATTTAATATATATATATATATATATATATATATATATCCATAGTTTTGTAACCTATGTTTTTCTAAGTCAACTTTGGGCCAGGCTGTCTGATTTGACATGTATGATTACGAAAATTTATGTTACGAACTTAAACTATAATAGTATATTGGTACAAAGTTAGTTGTGGTGCCAAACCGCTAAAAAATATTTAGGGTATGATCGGTAAATTCAAAGTAAATGGAAGTAATTTAAATAGAGTAACTGAAAGGGAAATGATGGAGTAAATAAAAAGGAAAATGATAGAATAATAAATAATAAAAAAATCAAGAAAAAGTTAAAGTAAATCAGGTACCCTAAATTAAACAGTATTGAACTTAAAACTAATAAAATATGATTAGATGCTAGCTGAACCGAGCGAAAACATTTTCTCGCCATAAAATTCTCGCTATTAGTACCTCACAGTCAGAACTTTAGTAGAAAAAGTAACAGTGAGAACTGCAAAATATTGAAAAAATGTAGCGAGGAGATAAATGATCTTTGATGTTTTCAGTATCATTAATTGTTATCACTTTTGTGATTAACCATAAAAAGAATACTATAAAAATAAAATACTATTTTAACCAGTCCAATAAAAATGGTTACTCAAAATTTATATTTGTTGCATGCTTTCTTACATATACTAATTTAGTTTAATTTTTCAAAATTTCACATCAGATGTATTTTGTCACATTTTCTATACCAAATATCATAATTCTAACGTTACCAGTCAGTCTATTTTATATATTTTCTGTTATTTAATTTGTTAGTAGTTTTAGTTTCGCATTATTTTGATTTGATGAATACAAAAAATTATTAATTTAATTTATAACATTAAAAGTATAATGAAAATTTTTTTAGTTTTGAAATATTTTAGACACTTTGTATGGAAAACTAAAAATTATAACCATCAGACTCGTTTGACTAGTTGTTTTTAGCGCATGCGTTGGTGTTGTTGCGCTCTGGTTTGAAATCTAGTGAAAAAGAGACTTATACTATGTTTTGGGATAAGAAATGATTCATTTCCCTGGCGTAGGGGATGATGTCCAGACAACTTCTAGATAACAAAAAGAAAAAGAAAATCTAAAAATTATAGTTTTTTTTTGCCACAATTAGCTCTGGGACGGATCCGGATATCCGAGAAATTTAGGGTATCCGGGAAATTTAGGGTATCCGGATCCGTCGGATTCATGGATTTAATATCCAGATCCGGATTCGTGGTATCCGGATATCCGTCTCGATATTCTATTATCCGCGGATATCCGGATCCGTCAAAATAATTAAAAATAATTTTTTTTAACAAAAAATACTATTTTTTTAATATAATACATAAATTAAATATTTATA
This sequence is a window from Brassica oleracea var. oleracea cultivar TO1000 chromosome C1, BOL, whole genome shotgun sequence. Protein-coding genes within it:
- the LOC106336822 gene encoding cysteine-rich repeat secretory protein 1: MLISLLHKSKFISFLFFFVLIKTLNAQPTHIYSYCYKSGNYTANGLYRSNLESLIYVLRSQSYTKGFYNYVSGSSSTATVYGNYLCRGDVSSSTCETCIPRASRNVLIACPVQEEAIIWYEECFLAYTNRQTLSISDFRPSIRKTAYTYAMYQSYFTNTVEYRMDLLIREAYSSSSYFSEETHQVNYLGEVYDLHGLVQCTPDLDQYDCYRCLKWAYNETEKCCYGNSFALAISSAIKSRDFLMDSASSPGLSEPPGRDREIREVCEASKVEKESMVSDFTKRDPSWVSVAQDKKSPKKYEAEVKSKDGKHKVVFPDGIFSDSTPLWGGFCRREISGNCATYSHGSHGGE